From Triticum aestivum cultivar Chinese Spring chromosome 4A, IWGSC CS RefSeq v2.1, whole genome shotgun sequence, a single genomic window includes:
- the LOC123082818 gene encoding cell number regulator 10-like — protein sequence MEMKPAAQPVTGVPVGAAPAAWSSGLFDCFDDCGLCCVTYWCPCITFGKVAEIVDRGSTSCGTSGALYALLCSLTGCQWIYSCTYRSKMRAQYALPDGPCCDCCVHFCCEPCALVQQYKELKARGYDPEIGWHLNMERRAGAGAVNPPGVQGMGR from the coding sequence ATGGAGATGAAGCCCGCCGCGCAGCCGGTCACCGGCGTCCCCGTCGGCGCGGCGCCCGCCGCCTGGTCCTCCGGCCTCTTCGACTGCTTCGACGACTGCGGCCTCTGCTGCGTGACCTACTGGTGCCCGTGCATCACGTTCGGCAAGGTGGCGGAGATCGTGGACAGGGGGTCGACGTCGTGCGGGACGAGCGGCGCGCTCTACGCGCTCCTGTGCTCGCTCACGGGATGCCAGTGGATCTATTCCTGCACCTACCGCTCCAAGATGCGCGCCCAGTACGCGCTCCCGGACGGGCCCTGCTGCGACTGCTGCGTCCACTTCTGCTGCGAGCCGTGCGCGCTCGTCCAGCAGTACAAGGAGCTCAAGGCCCGCGGCTACGACCCCGAGATCGGCTGGCACCTCAACATGGAgcgccgcgccggcgccggcgccgtcaACCCGCCCGGCGTTCAGGGGATGGGCCGCTAG
- the LOC123082820 gene encoding cell number regulator 10 has protein sequence MKPGTEPATGVPVGGAPGAPTAWSSGLFDCFDDCGLCCLTCWCPCITFGKVAEIVDRGATSCGTSGALYVLLASLTGCHWIYSCTYRSKMRAQYALPDAPCCDCCVHYCCEPCALVQEYKELKARGYDPEIGWHLNQERRNGGAGGVNPPGMQEMGR, from the exons ATGAAGCCCGGCACCGAGCCGGCCACCGGCGTCCCCGTCGGCGGCGCACCGGGCGCCCCCACCGCCTGGTCCTCCGGCCTCTTCGACTGCTTCGACGACTGCGGCCTCT GTTGCCTGACTTGCTGGTGCCCGTGCATCACGTTCGGGAAGGTGGCGGAGATCGTGGACCGGGGCGCGACGTCGTGTGGGACGAGCGGCGCGCTCTACGTGCTGCTGGCGTCGCTCACGGGGTGCCACTGGATCTACTCCTGCACCTACCGCTCCAAGATGCGCGCCCAGTACGCGCTCCCGGACGCGCCCTGCTGCGACTGCTGCGTGCACTACTGCTGCGAGCCCTGCGCGCTCGTCCAGGAGTACAAGGAGCTCAAGGCCCGCGGCTACGACCCCGAGATCGGCTGGCACCTCAACCAAGAGCGCCGcaacggcggcgccggcggcgtcaACCCGCCCGGCATGCAGGAGATGGGCCGCTGA
- the LOC123082821 gene encoding uncharacterized protein, translating into MAAPTVLALALAVLLLPAAAAAAGRAPPGASPLVTTCNEGPFPAHCVKELGPRLLDIQTTLASVSPRGALIAGAPGTVDFSSLVAVAMEAATEAGAVASTIFEGKLPGFNASVPDFKVCLSNCSVTMKSAMKKLHGATAAMKVHAHVVAKVLADRAITDVSACTISCRNLTGDVKLILETSLVEFQKMIRIAVNFLTKIAAKTPPGPLPPLPPPVRRR; encoded by the coding sequence ATGGCCGCGCCGACCGTGCTGGCGCTCGCCctggccgtcctcctcctcccggcggcggcggcggcggcggggcgcgcccCGCCGGGCGCCAGCCCGCTCGTGACCACGTGCAACGAGGGCCCCTTCCCGGCGCACTGCGTCAAGGAGCTGGGCCCGCGCCTCCTCGACATCCAGACCACGCTGGCGTCGGTCTCGCCGCGGGGCGCGCTCATCGCCGGCGCGCCGGGCACGGTGGACTTCTCTTCGCTCGTGGCCGTGGCCATGGAGGCGGCCACGGAGGCTGGCGCGGTGGCGTCCACCATCTTCGAGGGCAAGCTCCCCGGGTTCAACGCCTCCGTGCCGGACTTCAAGGTCTGCCTCAGCAACTGCAGCGTCACCATGAAGTCCGCCATGAAGAAGCTCCacggcgccaccgccgccatgaAGGTCCACGCCCACGTGGTCGCCAAGGTGCTCGCCGACCGGGCCATCACCGACGTGTCGGCCTGCACGATCAGCTGCAGGAACCTCACCGGCGACGTCAAGCTCATCCTCGAGACcagcctcgtggagttccagaagATGATCAGGATCGCCGTCAACTTCCTCACCAAGATCGCGGCCAAGACTCCGCccggccctctccctcccctccctcccccggTGCGCCGCCGCTAG